The Lepisosteus oculatus isolate fLepOcu1 chromosome 4, fLepOcu1.hap2, whole genome shotgun sequence genome window below encodes:
- the LOC102690919 gene encoding tryptase beta-2-like, protein MKMLFLPLLFWILILSTTEVIGDFAPQSRMSIVGGQDAYLGKWPWMAFVQVKTFSRTFQCGGSLLNDRWVLTAAHCLKKPFLEICNSLVVLGGHKLDVCNEHQQTRSIRRVILHEGYTNTNQGSDIALVELDSPVSTSKFISPVTLADSSDRFNETSECWATGWGNIGTQEPLQWPHTLQEVRLPIIDNQHCQKMYNSKYTIQPGMMCAGFKDGRKDTCQGDSGGPLVCKRGNRWVQAGVVSFGKGCAQPFSPGVYTRVSSYKAWITEHIQL, encoded by the exons ATGAAGATGCTATTCCTCCCGTTGCTGTTTTGGATTCTGATCCTGAGCACGACAGAAG TGATCGGTGACTTTGCTCCTCAGTCCAGGATGTCTATAGTGGGAGGCCAGGATGCTTATTTGGGAAAGTGGCCTTGGATGGCTTTTGTTCAAGTGAAGACATTTAGCAGAACATTTCAGTGTGGTGGTTCCTTGCTTAACGATCGCTGGGTTCTTACTGCAGCACACTGCTTGAAGAA ACCCTTCCTTGAGATATGCAATTCACTGGTGGTCCTGGGAGGACACAAGCTGGACGTTTGCAATGAACACCAACAGACCCGCTCCATCAGGAGGGTGATTTTACATGAGGGGTACACCAACACCAACCAGGGGTCAGACATCGCCCTGGTGGAGCTGGACAGTCCAGTGTCAACCAGCAAGTTCATCAGTCCCGTCACCCTGGCCGACAGCAGTGACCGCTTCAATGAGACGTCAGAGTGCTGGGCTACAGGCTGGGGGAACATTGGGACCCAAG AGCCTCTCCAATGGCCTCACACTCTACAAGAAGTCCGACTCCCCATTATAGACAACCAGCACTGCCAAAAGATGTACAACAGCAAATACACCATCCAGCCAGGCATGATGTGCGCCGGGTTCAAGGACGGGAGGAAGGATACCTGCCAG GGAGACTCTGGGGGTCCTCTGGTGTGTAAGAGGGGGAACCGCTGGGTCCAGGCTGGGGTTGTCAGCTTTGGTAAGGGTTGTGCTCAGCCCTTCTCCCCCGGGGTCTACACCCGCGTCTCCAGCTACAAGGCCTGGATAACGGAGCACATTCAACTCTGA
- the LOC107076090 gene encoding serine protease 27-like isoform X1: protein MVKMLLFWLLILNTFEGSRSSLSRIAGGQDAKEGEWPWMVYFKILPFKGKPLDVVDCGGSLIDKNWVLTAAHCFDESLKWWKSKVILGAYQLDSSRDNRQTRSMKKVIIHEQYSSPAKGSDIALVELDSPVSSNAYIRPITLAGEAQAFNETSECWATGWGDVGTNEALKPPRTLQEVQLPIIDNKSCQKMQRGLQIRKEMMCAGLKRGGKDTCQGDSGGPLVCKERNSWVQVGIVSFGYGKGCARSKHPGIYTRVSSYRTWIKNILTSET, encoded by the exons ATGGTGAAGATGCTATTGTTTTGGCTGTTGATTTTGAACACTTTTGAAG GGTCCAGATCCAGTCTGTCCCGGATCGCAGGGGGTCAGGATGCGAAGGAAGGAGAGTGGCCCTGGATGGTTTATTTCAAGATCCTTCCTTTCAAAGGGAAGCCTTTGGATGTCGTTGACTGTGGAGGCTCTCTGATCGACAAGAACTGGGTTCTCACTGCAGCCCACTGCTTTGATGA ATCCCTTAAATGGTGGAAATCCAAGGTGATCCTTGGAGCGTACCAGCTGGACAGCAGCCGCGATAACCGGCAGACGCGCTCCATGAAGAAGGTCATCATTCATGAGCAATACTCCAGTCCTGCAAAGGGCTCTGACATCGCCCTGGTGGAGCTGGACAGCCCAGTGTCCAGCAATGCATACATTAGACCCATCACTCTGGCCGGTGAAGCCCAGGCCTTCAACGAGACATCAGAGTGCTGGGCTACGGGCTGGGGTGACGTAGGGACCAACG AGGCTCTGAAACCTCCGCGCACACTGCAGGAAGTCCAGCTCCCCATCATAGACAACAAGAGCTGTCAGAAGATGCAGAGAGGCCTCCAGATTAGGAAAGAGATGATGTGCGCTGGTCTCAAAAGAGGAGGAAAGGACACCTGCCAG GGTGACTCTGGAGGACCGCTGGTCTGTAAAGAGAGAAACAGCTGGGTCCAGGTTGGGATTGTGAGCTTCGGGTatggaaagggctgtgctcgcAGTAAGCACCCTGGGATCTACACCCGGGTATCCAGCTACAGAACCTGGATAAAGAACATTCTGACGTCTGAGACCTGA
- the LOC107076090 gene encoding tryptase-like isoform X2, giving the protein MVYFKILPFKGKPLDVVDCGGSLIDKNWVLTAAHCFDESLKWWKSKVILGAYQLDSSRDNRQTRSMKKVIIHEQYSSPAKGSDIALVELDSPVSSNAYIRPITLAGEAQAFNETSECWATGWGDVGTNEALKPPRTLQEVQLPIIDNKSCQKMQRGLQIRKEMMCAGLKRGGKDTCQGDSGGPLVCKERNSWVQVGIVSFGYGKGCARSKHPGIYTRVSSYRTWIKNILTSET; this is encoded by the exons ATGGTTTATTTCAAGATCCTTCCTTTCAAAGGGAAGCCTTTGGATGTCGTTGACTGTGGAGGCTCTCTGATCGACAAGAACTGGGTTCTCACTGCAGCCCACTGCTTTGATGA ATCCCTTAAATGGTGGAAATCCAAGGTGATCCTTGGAGCGTACCAGCTGGACAGCAGCCGCGATAACCGGCAGACGCGCTCCATGAAGAAGGTCATCATTCATGAGCAATACTCCAGTCCTGCAAAGGGCTCTGACATCGCCCTGGTGGAGCTGGACAGCCCAGTGTCCAGCAATGCATACATTAGACCCATCACTCTGGCCGGTGAAGCCCAGGCCTTCAACGAGACATCAGAGTGCTGGGCTACGGGCTGGGGTGACGTAGGGACCAACG AGGCTCTGAAACCTCCGCGCACACTGCAGGAAGTCCAGCTCCCCATCATAGACAACAAGAGCTGTCAGAAGATGCAGAGAGGCCTCCAGATTAGGAAAGAGATGATGTGCGCTGGTCTCAAAAGAGGAGGAAAGGACACCTGCCAG GGTGACTCTGGAGGACCGCTGGTCTGTAAAGAGAGAAACAGCTGGGTCCAGGTTGGGATTGTGAGCTTCGGGTatggaaagggctgtgctcgcAGTAAGCACCCTGGGATCTACACCCGGGTATCCAGCTACAGAACCTGGATAAAGAACATTCTGACGTCTGAGACCTGA
- the LOC138238337 gene encoding tryptase-2-like has protein sequence MKTLVLQLLFWILILGTHEVSSSPLSRSSIVGGQDAKEGRWPWMASLNLVMRSAGRGGVCGGSLISDRWVLTAAHCVEFPLSWWESSITLGGYQLSNSNEYQQTHSVKRIIKHERYYDVEGGNDVALIELNETATINQYVKPVALAEASNNISAKWDCWATGWGNVGNSVSLSEPETLQEVRLPIIDNLECQKMLKQHYVILPEMLCAGYEAGGKDTCQGDSGGPLVCRKNKRSPWLQAGIVSFGLQCAVPLSPGIYTRVSTYRDWIKKHTGI, from the exons ATGAAGACACTTGTCCTGCAGCTGCTGTTTTGGATCCTGATACTGGGCACACATGAAG tgtccAGCTCTCCTCTGTCCAGAAGCTCCATAGTGGGTGGACAGGATGCGAAGGAGGGACGGTGGCCCTGGATGGCTTCTCTCAATCTTGTTATGCGCAgtgcagggagaggaggagtCTGTGGTGGCTCCCTGATCAGTGATCGCTGGGTTCTCACTGCAGCGCACTGTGTGGAATT CCCCTTGAGTTGGTGGGAATCAAGTATCACACTGGGAGGCTATCAGCTGTCGAATTCTAATGAGTACCAGCAAACTCACTCAGTGAAGAGGATCATCAAGCATGAGAGGTACTATGATGTCGAAGGAGGAAATGATGTTGCCCTGATAGAGCTGAATGAGACTGCCACCATCAACCAGTACGTCAAGCCCGTCGCCCTGGCCGAGGCCTCCAACAACATCTCTGCCAAGTGGGACTGCTGGGCCACAGGGTGGGGAAACGTCGGAAATTCGG TTTCTCTGTCTGAACCTGAGACGCTACAGGAAGTCCGGCTCCCCATCATAGACAACTTGGAGTGTCAGAAGATGTTAAAGCAACATTACGTCATCCTGCCAGAGATGCTGTGTGCCGGGTACGAGGCAGGAGGCAAGGATACCTGTCAG ggcgACTCTGGGGGCCCCCTTGTCTGTCGGAAAAATAAGAGGAGCCCCTGGCTCCAGGCTGGGATCGTCAGCTTCGGGCTGCAATGTGCTGTCCCACTGTCACCTGGAATCTACACCCGGGTCTCCACCTACAGGGACTGGATAAAGAAACACACTGGGATCTGA
- the LOC102690719 gene encoding serine protease 27-like, producing MKMVFLLRLFGVMILSSFEVSSSPLSRSSIVGGEDAGEGIWPWQVFLKMKNTDGRNGSCGGSLISDVWVLTAAHCLDSLFYPTSSVVYLGAYQLDKAGSHQVNRTIADVVIHSKYTIPTKGYDIALVKLDRPVPLSRFIQTVPLAEPSDLFTSRSDCWVTGWGRVQQNSRLPFPRTLQKVKIPIHDPESCKNVYPNMKTSMICCGGQYKSTCKGDSGGALVCKKGNRWVQAGIVSYGKGCETPIPPKIFTRVSSYRSWIKIHSQ from the exons ATGAAGATGGTTTTTCTTCTACGTCTGTTTGGTGTCATGATCCTGAGCTCATTTGAGG tatCCAGCTCTCCTCTGTCCAGGAGCTCTATAGTGGGGGGTGAGGATGCTGGTGAGGGGATCTGGCCCTGGCAGGTCTTCCTCAAGATGAAGAATACCGATGGGCGCAACGGCAGTTGTGGGGGCTCACTGATCAGTGACGTCTGGGTGCTCACTGCGGCTCACTGTTTAGACAG CCTCTTCTACCCGACATCCTCGGTTGTGTACCTGGGCGCATACCAGCTGGATAAGGCCGGCTCACACCAGGTGAACCGCACCATAGCCGATGTGGTCATCCACAGCAAGTACACCATCCCAACCAAGGGCTACGACATCGCCCTGGTGAAGCTGGATCGCCCCGTGCCGCTGTCCCGTTTCATCCAGACTGTCCCTCTGGCCGAGCCCTCGGACCTCTTCACCAGCCGCAGTGACTGCTGGGTCACTGGCTGGGGGCGGGTCCAGCAGAACA GCAGACTTCCCTTCCCTCGCACTCTCCAGAAAGTCAAGATTCCCATCCATGACCCGGAGTCCTGCAAGAACGTGTATCCGAACATGAAGACCAGCATGATCTGCTGTGGAGGTCAATACAAGAGCACCTGCAAA gGAGACTCTGGAGGGGCTCTGGTCTGTAAGAAGGGAAACCGCTGGGTCCAGGCTGGGATTGTCAGCTACGGAAAGGGCTGTGAGACACCCATCCCCCCCAAGATCTTCACCCGCGTTTCCAGCTACAGGTCCTGGATCAAGATACATAGCCAGTAG